Proteins encoded in a region of the Wolbachia endosymbiont (group A) of Anomoia purmunda genome:
- a CDS encoding type II toxin-antitoxin system RelE/ParE family toxin, with amino-acid sequence MKTSGNKQYTIKYLKHVLKRNLPSLPEDVKPSIKDAIKEYLETDPIGNGVLLRKRLKEHKRIKVADVLSTV; translated from the coding sequence GTGAAGACATCTGGAAATAAGCAATACACCATTAAATATCTAAAGCATGTTCTTAAAAGAAATTTGCCTTCCTTGCCGGAAGATGTAAAGCCAAGTATTAAAGATGCAATAAAAGAGTATCTTGAGACTGATCCTATTGGTAACGGTGTGTTGCTACGCAAGAGATTAAAGGAACATAAAAGAATAAAAGTTGCTGATGTATTGTCTACCGTGTAA
- a CDS encoding type II toxin-antitoxin system RelE family toxin yields the protein MGLEYYKIKFLKKVNERDLPALPKTIKLSALKAIKERLTVSPDKVGKSLSHELKGHRRIRVGDYRVVYQVNNLECIVTITGIRHREYIYDCH from the coding sequence GTGGGATTAGAGTATTATAAAATCAAATTTCTAAAGAAAGTTAATGAAAGAGATTTACCAGCTCTTCCAAAAACAATAAAGTTAAGTGCTTTAAAAGCCATAAAAGAACGTCTTACAGTCTCTCCTGATAAAGTAGGTAAGTCTTTGTCACATGAGCTTAAAGGACATCGTAGAATACGAGTAGGCGATTACCGTGTAGTTTATCAAGTAAATAATTTAGAATGCATAGTAACAATTACTGGAATAAGACATAGAGAATACATATACGATTGTCATTAA
- a CDS encoding IS4 family transposase → MDRIACLSKDLNEFFNEKADEISIAVGFIKRKRKLNGSSFIKAMVFGNIGVDDCSIETMCQLLNEDSIEITKQGLDYISLPSSMEDMYKGYGSSYRDCESNTKSGIKLQLVFDYLNQALDKLNLIEGIRSDQGYRDYLNGLSANDLLIFDLCYFVPSSFKQIDEAGAYFVSRYKSDTNIYDIETNQKIELLECLEGQSLLEMEVLLGKEVKIKVRIICQKLTEEQSIIRRRRANKLAKSHGYTSSQKNQKLLDWSIFITNVPESKISAEQVLTVYRVRWQIELLFKLYKSHIRLDELKGKPYRVLCELYAKLCAILIFHGIVGCIKLKENTELSLTKAFIELKRRIRELFLALSSKINNLRIFLKKLTTDWSQFSVKDRYRKTRVSTLSSLNFLTLAS, encoded by the coding sequence ATGGACAGAATAGCTTGCTTATCAAAAGACCTCAATGAATTCTTTAATGAAAAAGCAGACGAAATATCAATTGCAGTAGGTTTTATAAAAAGAAAGAGAAAACTTAATGGCTCATCATTCATAAAAGCTATGGTTTTTGGTAACATAGGAGTTGATGATTGCAGCATAGAAACAATGTGCCAATTGCTAAATGAAGACTCGATAGAAATTACAAAACAGGGTTTGGATTATATTAGCCTGCCCAGTAGCATGGAAGATATGTACAAAGGATATGGGAGTAGCTATAGAGATTGTGAGAGTAATACCAAATCAGGAATAAAGCTGCAGTTAGTCTTTGATTACCTGAACCAAGCGCTAGATAAGTTAAATTTAATAGAAGGAATAAGGTCGGATCAAGGTTATAGGGATTATCTGAACGGTTTATCAGCCAATGATTTGCTAATATTTGATTTGTGCTACTTTGTGCCTAGTTCTTTTAAACAGATTGATGAAGCAGGTGCATATTTTGTTAGTCGTTATAAGTCTGATACCAATATATATGATATAGAAACAAATCAAAAAATAGAGTTGTTGGAATGTTTAGAAGGTCAATCCCTTCTAGAGATGGAAGTGCTATTAGGAAAAGAAGTAAAAATTAAAGTGAGAATTATATGTCAAAAATTAACTGAAGAACAGTCTATAATTAGAAGAAGAAGGGCTAATAAGTTAGCAAAATCACATGGATATACATCTTCTCAAAAGAATCAAAAATTGCTGGATTGGTCGATATTCATAACTAACGTTCCAGAGAGTAAAATCAGCGCTGAACAAGTATTAACAGTTTACAGGGTAAGATGGCAGATTGAATTATTATTTAAATTGTATAAGAGTCACATCAGGCTTGACGAACTTAAAGGAAAACCATACAGAGTATTATGTGAACTATACGCTAAATTGTGCGCAATTCTTATATTTCATGGAATAGTTGGTTGTATAAAACTGAAAGAGAATACAGAGCTGAGTTTAACAAAGGCATTCATTGAATTAAAAAGAAGGATTAGGGAGTTGTTTTTAGCGTTAAGCAGTAAAATTAATAATTTGAGAATTTTCCTGAAAAAACTTACCACAGACTGGTCACAATTTTCTGTGAAAGATAGATATAGAAAAACTAGAGTATCCACCTTAAGTTCATTGAATTTTCTTACCCTTGCTTCTTAA
- the ispG gene encoding flavodoxin-dependent (E)-4-hydroxy-3-methylbut-2-enyl-diphosphate synthase, with product MLDKDLILSDDAYELSPISRHKTHVVEVGKVKIGGNNPVVVQSMALGVHIDSDNIKSSAKHYAKEITELARTGSELVRIALNSEEVARAIPYIVEEINKEGFDGKILVGCGQYELDKLVQDYPDNIKMLGKIRINPGNIGFGDKRDEKFERVIEYAIMHDLPVRIGINWGSLDKYLLQKLMDKNSSLSNSRPSDVILRKALVMSALDSAKKAEEIGLNSNKIIISCKVSKVQDLILVYMALAKSSNYALHLGLTEAGMGNKGVVNTAAGLTYLLQNGIGDTIRASLTQRPGESRTNEVVVCQEILQSIGLRYFNPQVNSCPGCGRTSSDRFRILTEEVNGYIKTHMPMWKKKNPGVEHMNIAVMGCIVNGPGESKHANLGISLPGYGEKPVSAVYKNGKYFKTLQGDNVSEEFKAIIDNYVKEHYT from the coding sequence ATGCTAGATAAAGACCTGATATTGAGTGATGATGCATATGAATTATCGCCGATTTCCAGGCACAAAACTCATGTTGTAGAAGTTGGAAAAGTAAAGATAGGCGGAAATAATCCTGTAGTTGTACAATCTATGGCGCTTGGTGTGCATATAGATTCTGATAATATAAAAAGTAGCGCAAAACATTATGCAAAAGAGATAACAGAACTAGCACGTACAGGTTCAGAATTGGTGCGAATTGCCTTGAACTCAGAGGAGGTAGCAAGAGCAATACCTTATATAGTAGAAGAGATAAATAAAGAAGGTTTTGATGGTAAAATATTGGTAGGCTGCGGTCAATATGAGCTAGATAAATTAGTTCAAGATTATCCAGACAACATCAAAATGCTGGGTAAAATTAGAATTAATCCAGGCAATATAGGCTTTGGCGACAAACGTGATGAGAAGTTTGAAAGGGTGATAGAGTATGCAATAATGCACGATCTTCCGGTTAGAATTGGAATAAATTGGGGTAGTCTTGATAAATACCTTTTGCAAAAATTGATGGATAAAAACTCTTCGCTTAGTAATTCAAGGCCTTCTGATGTTATACTGCGCAAAGCACTTGTAATGTCTGCTCTTGATAGTGCAAAAAAAGCTGAAGAAATTGGTTTAAATTCAAACAAAATAATCATTTCATGTAAAGTTAGCAAAGTGCAAGATTTAATTTTAGTTTATATGGCACTTGCAAAATCTTCCAATTATGCACTGCATTTGGGTTTAACTGAGGCTGGTATGGGCAATAAAGGTGTGGTGAATACCGCAGCAGGGCTTACTTATTTATTGCAAAATGGCATTGGAGATACAATACGGGCTTCTTTGACTCAACGTCCTGGTGAATCGCGTACTAATGAAGTGGTGGTGTGTCAGGAAATATTGCAGTCTATAGGCTTGCGATACTTTAACCCTCAGGTTAATTCATGTCCTGGTTGTGGGCGCACAAGTAGCGATCGTTTTCGTATATTAACTGAAGAGGTAAATGGCTATATAAAAACTCATATGCCGATGTGGAAGAAAAAAAATCCAGGTGTAGAGCATATGAACATTGCTGTTATGGGATGCATAGTAAATGGTCCTGGAGAAAGCAAACACGCAAATTTGGGAATCAGCTTGCCTGGATATGGAGAAAAACCTGTTTCAGCAGTCTACAAAAACGGCAAATATTTCAAAACTTTACAAGGTGATAATGTCTCTGAAGAATTTAAGGCAATTATTGATAATTATGTGAAGGAGCATTACACGTAA
- a CDS encoding type II toxin-antitoxin system RelE family toxin yields the protein MRSRITKAINERLTTDPIKFGKPLRGRLKGYRRIRVSDYRIIYTVNIAKHKVFVATAGHRDTIYEKAT from the coding sequence ATAAGATCAAGGATTACAAAAGCGATAAACGAGCGGCTTACAACTGATCCAATTAAATTTGGTAAACCATTACGTGGCAGGCTAAAAGGGTATAGAAGAATAAGGGTTAGTGATTATCGAATTATTTATACTGTAAATATTGCAAAACATAAGGTGTTTGTTGCTACAGCAGGACATAGAGACACCATTTATGAGAAGGCTACTTGA
- a CDS encoding FtsK/SpoIIIE family DNA translocase, which produces MLKKYLKSAIYLSLLIYIYISVFSYNYKDPSLNTATNEEVTNLGGIVGSYLADILVQFLGLTSVTIATTIVYLLIFRPAKRLLKILCLILINLGICAIFSLGVTARYRHSGIIGNALVNNCPFYVFVIVTSIGLVGLIGWKRTIYSLFFLCKKIAYLFVNVPFFRSHKTAEYSVAPLVVEEKHRTKITTKQQPKERQKKATEEVLSEFKFPSIHLLSKAEESLQRKQLNEMESNKNLSLLEQVLSDFGVQGKIISVCYGPVVTLYKLEPQAGTKSARVIGLADDIARSMSALSARISIIRGQNAMGIELPNKEREIVMLRDLLESPEYQNANLNLPIALGKEISGKPVIADLTKMPHLLVAGTTGSGKSVAINTMILSLVYRLSPDECKMIMIDPKMLELSIYDAIPHLITPVVTEPKKAVIALKWIVKEMENRYRMMSYLNVRNVINYNQKITEAMNSGIELERVVQIGFNSTTGKPLFEKIPIKMETFPYIVVIVDEMADLMLVAGKEIECSIQRLAQMARAAGIHIIMATQRPSVDVITGVIKANFPTRISFAVTSKIDSRTILGEQGAEQLLGMGDMLYMASGGKIIRIHGPFVSDNEVQDIVDHLKMQGEPNYMEEITKEDENSSTESHDETEDEENDLYNQAVAIIQRDQKVSTSYIQRQLRIGYNRAANIVERMEKEGIVSAPNYSGKREILVE; this is translated from the coding sequence ATGTTAAAAAAATATCTAAAATCAGCAATATATCTATCCCTTTTAATATATATATATATATCAGTTTTTAGCTACAACTATAAAGATCCTTCCTTAAACACGGCTACAAATGAGGAAGTGACAAATTTAGGTGGAATAGTAGGTTCATATTTAGCTGATATATTGGTTCAATTTCTCGGATTAACTAGTGTTACAATAGCTACAACCATAGTTTACTTGTTGATCTTCAGGCCAGCAAAAAGGCTGCTGAAAATTCTCTGTTTAATATTAATCAATTTAGGGATATGTGCTATATTTTCGCTAGGCGTCACTGCAAGGTACAGACACAGTGGAATAATAGGGAATGCACTCGTTAATAACTGCCCGTTTTATGTATTTGTGATAGTAACATCAATAGGTCTTGTAGGATTGATTGGTTGGAAGAGAACAATTTACTCTCTATTCTTCTTATGTAAAAAAATAGCTTACTTATTTGTAAATGTTCCATTCTTCAGATCACATAAAACTGCTGAATATTCAGTTGCACCATTAGTAGTAGAAGAAAAACATAGAACTAAAATCACTACTAAACAACAACCAAAAGAAAGACAGAAAAAAGCTACCGAGGAGGTTTTAAGTGAGTTTAAGTTTCCAAGTATCCATTTACTTTCTAAAGCAGAGGAGTCTTTGCAGAGAAAACAGCTGAATGAAATGGAGAGCAATAAAAATTTATCTCTGCTGGAACAAGTCCTGAGTGATTTTGGCGTGCAAGGAAAAATTATCAGTGTATGCTATGGGCCGGTTGTGACTTTATACAAACTTGAACCACAAGCTGGTACGAAATCTGCAAGAGTGATCGGCCTTGCAGATGACATTGCACGTTCGATGAGTGCACTCTCTGCACGTATTTCAATAATTCGTGGGCAAAATGCCATGGGAATAGAATTGCCGAACAAGGAACGGGAAATTGTAATGCTGCGTGATTTGCTTGAATCACCAGAATACCAAAATGCAAACTTAAATCTCCCAATTGCGCTTGGCAAGGAAATAAGCGGAAAACCAGTGATTGCAGATCTAACCAAAATGCCTCACTTGCTCGTTGCTGGAACCACAGGGTCTGGTAAATCAGTTGCGATTAACACTATGATTCTGTCGCTCGTTTATCGATTAAGTCCTGACGAATGCAAGATGATAATGATCGACCCAAAAATGCTTGAGCTTTCAATATATGATGCAATACCGCATCTAATAACGCCAGTGGTAACAGAGCCAAAAAAGGCTGTAATTGCTCTTAAGTGGATAGTGAAAGAAATGGAAAACCGCTATCGCATGATGTCGTATTTGAATGTACGCAATGTTATAAACTATAATCAAAAAATCACAGAAGCGATGAATAGTGGAATAGAATTGGAGCGCGTTGTGCAGATTGGCTTTAACTCAACAACAGGTAAGCCTTTGTTTGAAAAAATACCAATCAAGATGGAGACATTTCCGTATATTGTAGTGATCGTGGATGAAATGGCAGATTTGATGCTTGTTGCCGGCAAAGAAATAGAGTGCTCTATTCAACGCTTAGCTCAGATGGCTCGTGCTGCAGGAATACACATCATAATGGCAACACAACGTCCATCTGTGGATGTGATAACAGGTGTGATAAAAGCAAACTTTCCAACAAGAATCAGTTTTGCTGTTACTTCTAAGATAGATAGCCGCACAATACTTGGCGAACAAGGGGCTGAACAATTGCTCGGTATGGGTGATATGCTCTATATGGCCTCTGGTGGTAAGATTATTCGAATTCACGGCCCATTTGTAAGTGATAATGAGGTGCAAGATATAGTTGATCATCTGAAAATGCAAGGTGAGCCAAACTACATGGAGGAAATCACTAAAGAAGATGAAAATTCTTCTACAGAGTCACACGATGAAACGGAGGATGAAGAAAATGACCTCTATAACCAAGCAGTGGCCATCATTCAAAGAGATCAAAAAGTTTCAACCAGTTACATTCAACGACAACTTAGAATAGGCTATAACAGAGCTGCAAACATTGTTGAAAGAATGGAAAAGGAAGGCATTGTCAGTGCTCCGAATTACTCAGGGAAGAGAGAGATATTGGTTGAATAA
- a CDS encoding ClpXP protease specificity-enhancing factor SspB — protein sequence MEQTDYKKLLNSAKFQVIKKTLDVISGNGFIPHLEILFFTYFNGVTMPDRLKKSYPTQMLIILQHQFYDLKVSEDKFSVNLSFQGKQERITIPFFAISEFRDKISGDVLIFDKISIDSDKEYKSEKCTEKLSNGSIISIDQLRDE from the coding sequence ATGGAGCAAACAGATTACAAAAAACTGCTTAATTCTGCTAAGTTTCAAGTTATCAAAAAGACTTTAGATGTTATATCAGGTAATGGTTTTATCCCTCACTTAGAAATATTATTTTTCACATATTTTAATGGTGTGACCATGCCAGATCGTTTGAAAAAGTCATACCCTACTCAAATGCTTATTATATTACAGCATCAATTCTATGATTTAAAAGTTTCTGAGGATAAATTTAGCGTCAATTTGAGTTTTCAAGGAAAACAAGAGCGAATTACTATACCGTTTTTTGCTATTAGTGAGTTTCGTGATAAAATTTCAGGAGATGTTTTAATATTTGACAAAATCAGTATCGACTCTGATAAAGAATACAAAAGTGAAAAATGTACTGAAAAACTATCAAACGGTAGTATTATATCCATAGATCAACTGCGTGATGAGTAA
- the mtaB gene encoding tRNA (N(6)-L-threonylcarbamoyladenosine(37)-C(2))-methylthiotransferase MtaB, with protein MNEVITFGCRLNFYESELIKEALKKAKRENVIVVHSCAVTNEAERQVKQKIRKIYKNDPNKEIIVVGCAVQLDPEVYSSIPGVSKVLGNQDKLKAENYLLNDNKILVSDNQVEPVLINGFEDKSRAFIEIQNGCNHSCTFCSITEARGNNRSVPINSIIEQIRIFVENGYQEVVFTGVDITDFGTDLLGKPSLGSMIRRVLKDIPELKRLRLSSIDVAEVDDELMDLIANESRLMPHLHLSLQSGNNLILKRMKRRHNREQVIEFCHKMKSLRPNIAFGADIIAGFPTETDEMFQDTVDLLKKTNIVYLHAFPYSERKNTPAARMPQVPENVRKERVKNLREMNREMMNSFYQSLIGTEQSVLVEQNNVGRTENFALVKLESKAQAKSIVKVNVKGVENNYLIGSILP; from the coding sequence ATGAATGAAGTGATAACATTTGGTTGTCGTCTAAATTTTTACGAGAGTGAGTTAATCAAAGAAGCATTAAAAAAAGCAAAGAGAGAAAATGTTATTGTGGTGCATAGCTGTGCAGTGACAAACGAAGCAGAACGTCAGGTAAAGCAAAAGATACGTAAGATTTACAAAAATGATCCAAATAAAGAAATTATCGTAGTTGGTTGTGCTGTTCAGTTGGATCCAGAAGTTTACAGTAGCATCCCTGGTGTAAGTAAAGTGCTCGGTAATCAAGATAAGCTAAAAGCTGAAAATTACTTACTAAATGACAATAAAATCTTAGTCAGTGATAACCAAGTAGAACCTGTTCTAATTAATGGATTTGAAGATAAGTCAAGGGCATTTATTGAAATTCAAAATGGTTGTAATCATAGCTGCACATTTTGTTCAATTACTGAGGCAAGAGGGAATAATCGATCTGTGCCAATAAACAGTATTATAGAGCAAATCAGGATCTTTGTAGAAAATGGATATCAAGAAGTAGTGTTTACAGGGGTTGATATTACTGACTTTGGTACAGATTTGTTGGGTAAGCCATCACTTGGTTCAATGATTAGGAGAGTTTTAAAAGATATACCAGAGTTGAAGAGGCTAAGACTTTCCTCTATCGATGTTGCTGAAGTTGACGACGAATTAATGGATTTAATAGCTAATGAGTCAAGACTTATGCCTCATTTACATTTGAGTCTACAATCTGGTAATAATTTAATACTAAAGAGAATGAAGCGTCGTCACAACAGAGAACAAGTGATAGAATTTTGTCATAAAATGAAGAGCTTGAGGCCTAATATAGCATTTGGCGCTGATATTATTGCTGGATTTCCAACAGAAACTGATGAAATGTTTCAGGATACAGTTGATTTACTGAAAAAAACAAATATAGTTTACCTACATGCTTTTCCATATTCAGAGCGGAAGAATACACCTGCTGCACGGATGCCACAAGTACCAGAGAATGTGCGTAAAGAACGAGTAAAAAATTTAAGAGAAATGAATAGAGAAATGATGAATAGCTTTTATCAATCTTTGATAGGCACTGAACAAAGTGTTCTGGTTGAGCAAAATAATGTCGGTAGAACAGAAAATTTTGCATTAGTAAAGCTTGAATCAAAAGCTCAAGCCAAGAGTATTGTGAAAGTTAATGTTAAAGGAGTGGAAAATAATTATCTAATTGGAAGTATCTTACCTTAA
- a CDS encoding type II toxin-antitoxin system RelE family toxin, translated as MGLERYKVKSLKSVVEKDLPNLPKTIRLRVQKAIKERLTVDPINFGEPLHHNLKGRRRLRVGDYRVIYRVNQLDHIVTITEIGHRDDIYKK; from the coding sequence GTGGGATTAGAGCGTTACAAGGTTAAGTCTCTAAAGAGTGTTGTTGAAAAAGATTTACCAAACCTTCCAAAGACAATAAGGCTAAGAGTTCAAAAGGCTATAAAAGAACGTCTTACAGTTGACCCAATAAATTTTGGTGAACCACTACATCATAACTTAAAAGGACGTAGAAGGCTAAGAGTTGGTGACTATCGTGTAATTTACAGAGTAAATCAATTAGATCATATAGTAACTATCACAGAGATAGGACATAGAGATGATATTTATAAGAAATAA
- a CDS encoding YggT family protein, translating to MHPIIYLLNTLLDLYSFILICWVVLNWLVKLNMVNIYNETVSSIMHILNQLTYPPLKIIRRYIPPFNGLDLSIMILLITIHFVKYTVAYYFR from the coding sequence ATGCATCCAATCATATATCTACTCAATACGTTACTTGATCTTTATAGCTTCATTCTAATATGTTGGGTTGTCCTAAACTGGCTGGTTAAACTTAATATGGTGAACATATATAATGAAACTGTCAGTAGCATAATGCACATCTTGAACCAATTGACATATCCACCACTAAAGATTATTAGAAGATATATACCACCGTTCAACGGATTAGATTTATCTATAATGATATTGCTAATAACAATTCACTTTGTAAAATATACAGTAGCTTACTACTTTAGGTAG
- a CDS encoding Rpn family recombination-promoting nuclease/putative transposase, whose protein sequence is MALSKFLDPRNDLCFKKIFRTEKNKNILIHFLNDILGFTEINAIQEVEFLSTIMDPEVASDKQSIVDVLCKDSIGNRFVIEMQLARDKGFEKRAQLYAAKAYSRQLDKSGNYIDLKKVFFIAISNCNLLPEEVDYISTHNIRDIKTNGHYLKDFQFIFIELPKFSKSKVEQLESTVERWCFFFKYAEETTEEDLKEIEEKAPIIKLAYDELDKFRWNEKDLVAYEERIMDLRKEEAILEYRLDLATEKGKKIGKEEGKIEVAKAMLANNVDVNTIVKFTGLSISEIEELSGNL, encoded by the coding sequence ATGGCTCTTTCAAAATTTCTCGATCCTCGCAATGATTTGTGTTTCAAAAAAATCTTTAGAACGGAAAAAAATAAGAATATCCTGATCCACTTTTTGAACGATATTTTAGGGTTTACTGAGATAAATGCAATACAAGAAGTTGAATTCTTAAGTACTATCATGGATCCCGAAGTTGCCTCTGATAAACAAAGTATTGTTGATGTTCTCTGCAAGGATTCTATTGGTAATAGGTTTGTAATTGAGATGCAGCTTGCTCGTGATAAAGGTTTTGAGAAACGTGCCCAACTGTATGCTGCTAAGGCTTACTCAAGACAATTAGATAAATCTGGAAATTACATTGATTTAAAGAAAGTCTTCTTTATTGCTATATCAAATTGTAACTTACTTCCTGAAGAAGTTGATTATATCTCTACTCATAATATACGTGATATAAAAACCAACGGCCATTACTTAAAAGATTTTCAATTTATCTTTATAGAATTGCCCAAATTTTCAAAAAGTAAAGTAGAGCAGCTAGAAAGTACAGTAGAAAGATGGTGTTTCTTTTTTAAATACGCAGAAGAAACAACAGAAGAGGACTTAAAAGAGATAGAAGAAAAAGCACCAATAATAAAGCTAGCATATGATGAGTTAGATAAGTTTCGTTGGAACGAAAAAGATTTAGTAGCCTATGAAGAAAGGATAATGGATCTACGAAAAGAAGAAGCCATTCTTGAATACAGACTTGATCTTGCTACTGAAAAAGGCAAAAAAATTGGTAAAGAGGAAGGGAAAATTGAAGTCGCAAAAGCAATGCTGGCTAATAATGTTGATGTCAACACTATTGTCAAGTTTACTGGCCTTTCTATTAGTGAGATTGAAGAATTAAGTGGAAATCTGTGA
- the fumC gene encoding class II fumarate hydratase — MDRKTRIESDSLGEVKVPSEHYWGAQTQRSLENFKIGTEKMPEPLIKALAIVKLAAARVNMKQGSIDNKVGEAICAAAKEVIDGKFNNEFPLVVWQTGSGTQTNMNMNEVISNRGIEILGGNLSSKSPIHPNDHVNYGQSSNDTFPTAMHIAAADQINRLLIPNLEKLHKVLDNKVQEFKDIIKVGRTHLQDATPLTLGQEFSGYAAQIKKGIERVKSTLSGIYELAQGGTAVGTGLNTKKGFAEDFSSQVAGITNLPFTSADNKFEALAANDALVELSGTLNTVAVSLMKIANDIRLLGSGPRCGIGEIMLPENEPGSSIMPGKVNPTQCEAVTMVCTQVMGNHVAVTISGSNGHFELNVFKPVIIYNVLQSIRLLADASLNFTEKCVVGIKANEKRIKDLLNQSLMLVTILNTHIGYDNAAKIAKLAYKENITLKEAAAKLQLLTEEEFERIVKPEEMVNYL, encoded by the coding sequence ATGGATAGAAAGACGAGAATAGAATCAGACAGCTTAGGGGAAGTAAAAGTACCAAGTGAACATTACTGGGGAGCGCAGACTCAGCGTTCTTTAGAAAATTTTAAGATTGGCACAGAAAAAATGCCAGAGCCTCTGATTAAAGCATTAGCAATAGTAAAACTTGCAGCAGCACGTGTTAACATGAAGCAGGGTAGCATAGATAATAAGGTAGGGGAAGCAATCTGCGCAGCCGCAAAGGAAGTAATAGATGGCAAATTTAATAATGAATTTCCGCTTGTTGTTTGGCAAACCGGATCCGGAACGCAGACTAATATGAATATGAATGAAGTAATCAGCAATCGTGGAATAGAGATTTTAGGTGGTAATTTGAGTAGTAAATCTCCGATACATCCAAATGATCATGTGAATTATGGTCAGTCGTCAAATGACACCTTTCCAACAGCAATGCATATAGCAGCAGCAGACCAGATAAACCGCTTGCTTATTCCAAATCTTGAAAAATTGCATAAGGTGCTGGATAATAAGGTTCAGGAATTTAAGGATATAATAAAAGTAGGACGTACTCATCTGCAAGATGCAACGCCCCTAACACTGGGACAGGAGTTTTCTGGCTATGCAGCCCAGATTAAAAAGGGGATAGAGAGAGTAAAATCAACTTTAAGTGGTATATACGAGCTTGCACAAGGTGGCACTGCGGTTGGCACGGGACTCAATACTAAAAAGGGTTTTGCTGAAGATTTTTCAAGCCAAGTTGCAGGAATTACTAATCTTCCATTTACTTCAGCAGACAATAAATTTGAAGCGCTAGCCGCAAATGATGCTTTGGTTGAGCTCAGTGGAACACTCAATACAGTAGCAGTCAGTTTAATGAAAATTGCAAATGATATAAGGTTGCTTGGTTCTGGTCCAAGATGCGGAATTGGGGAAATAATGTTACCGGAAAATGAGCCTGGTTCTTCAATTATGCCAGGTAAAGTAAATCCAACTCAGTGTGAAGCAGTAACTATGGTGTGCACTCAAGTTATGGGAAATCATGTTGCTGTGACCATTAGTGGTTCAAACGGTCATTTTGAATTGAATGTGTTTAAGCCAGTGATAATTTACAATGTTTTGCAGTCTATAAGACTTTTAGCTGACGCAAGTTTAAATTTTACAGAAAAATGTGTAGTTGGTATTAAAGCAAATGAAAAGAGGATAAAAGATTTACTGAATCAGTCGTTGATGTTGGTCACTATATTAAATACGCATATAGGGTACGACAATGCAGCAAAAATAGCGAAGCTTGCTTATAAAGAAAATATCACTCTAAAAGAAGCAGCAGCAAAACTTCAACTGCTCACTGAGGAGGAGTTTGAAAGGATAGTGAAACCAGAAGAAATGGTAAATTATTTGTAA
- a CDS encoding TRP75-related protein, producing MLRIFSKVLFILMFLVSSFFTVHSAEAKSKIKLSKRYIPPGNPGGANFHTDEDFAESYKLYEKRRELLKKKKSQDRAINKEDLIKKLKEKKIASLDNEPNDVEACIVDDEESVMINQHGINIARLRGAVFIDQEPVSQYESEQHEQEEKKVTSTREKKVSPINITIKETPSRRMCSHDSIANLDNVDAYSLNGSSSFGSVADTVK from the coding sequence ATGCTTAGGATTTTTTCTAAAGTTTTGTTTATATTAATGTTTTTGGTTTCTAGCTTTTTTACTGTGCATAGTGCTGAAGCTAAGTCTAAGATAAAGCTCAGTAAGAGATACATACCTCCTGGTAACCCTGGTGGTGCAAACTTTCATACAGATGAGGATTTTGCTGAGTCATATAAACTGTATGAGAAGCGTAGGGAATTGCTCAAGAAAAAAAAGTCACAAGATCGAGCTATAAATAAAGAAGATCTAATCAAAAAATTAAAAGAGAAAAAAATTGCTAGTCTTGATAATGAGCCAAATGACGTGGAAGCTTGCATAGTCGACGATGAAGAGAGCGTTATGATAAATCAGCATGGTATTAATATCGCACGTTTAAGGGGTGCTGTATTTATAGATCAAGAGCCAGTTTCCCAGTATGAAAGCGAGCAGCATGAACAAGAAGAGAAGAAAGTTACTTCAACACGAGAAAAGAAAGTTTCTCCTATAAATATCACTATAAAAGAAACTCCATCAAGAAGAATGTGCTCACATGATTCTATTGCTAATTTGGATAACGTAGATGCTTATAGTTTGAATGGTTCAAGTTCATTTGGCAGCGTAGCTGACACGGTAAAATAG